One stretch of Falco naumanni isolate bFalNau1 chromosome 7, bFalNau1.pat, whole genome shotgun sequence DNA includes these proteins:
- the SLTM gene encoding SAFB-like transcription modulator isoform X8, producing the protein MAAAASSPAAAGAPAAPAAPAAVAPTPTESKKITDLRVIDLKSELKRRNLDITGVKTVLISRLKQAIEEEGGDPDNIEITVSADTPTKKPTKGKGKKQEADELTGDASVEDDSFVKVIKESESETQDASDQDGNDEVKDFKESVEDENLNSKELPSTEKKRYHDLEPAETTEDAEKDSESQENEGQDIEDYTFPTVHDGEDEENEKDKAGSGDGTQEVSKPLPSEESLAEADHTAHEEMEANTSVKEAEDDNISVTIQAEDAITLDFDGDDLLETGKNVKITDSEASKPKDGQDTISQSLEKESKDYEMTENHKDGKKEDCVKGDPVKKEARESSKKAESGDKEKDTLKKGPSSTGASGQAKSSTKESKESKTTSKDDKGSASSVSGSSGSSTRNLWVSGLSSNTKAADLKNLFGKYGKVLGAKVVTNARSPGAKCYGIVTMSSSTEVARCIAHLHRTELHGQQISVEKVKGDPSKKELKKESDEKSGSGRSMGDKKTTSSDKASKTPSTKKEEKKSEKSEKKESKEGKKTEGGKSPGQVVVLDQTKGDQGHTRTVRRGRFDKPQILRNKERIIQDKVKFREYRGRKDILPFEKMKEQRLREHMVRLERIRRAVELRRRREIAERERRERERIRIMHEREECLQRERERLEIERQKLERERMERERLERERVRIEQERRKEAERIAREREELRRQQQQLRYEQEKRNSLKRPRDVDHRRDDPYWNENKKMALDTDARFGHGSDYSRQQNRFNDFDHRERGRYPEGSSVPSSSFDRRERFVNQGEAKKTRPTARREEPGFERYPKNFSESRRNEPPQPRSELRDTDRREVRGDRDERRTVIIHDRPEIPHGRHPRETGSNPPRQTNWKSEGSISTDKRDGSNFYRGERPDRSGREVSGHVRGAPPGSRSSASGYGSREGERGVMGERGGGQHYNEDRHVVERHSRETGPRKEWHGPSSQGSGYHDTRRMGDGRGGGGMMSPHTSNSSPINRVVQITGNSMQRGSGSGFKPFKGGPPRRF; encoded by the exons GTAAAAAGCAGGAAGCTGATGAATTAACTGGTGATGCTTCAGTAGAAGATGATTCCTTTGTCAAGGTAATaaaa GAAAGTGAATCGGAGACTCAAGATGCAAGTGATCAAGATGGAAATGATGAAGTAAAGGATTTTAAAGAATCTGTTGAAGATGAGAACTTGAATTCTAAAGAACTGCCatctacagaaaagaaaagataccACGACCTGGAGCCAGCAGAGACAACAGAGGATGCAGAAAAGGATTCCGAAAGTCAG GAAAATGAAGGCCAAGACATAGAAGATTATACTTTTCCGACTGTCCAT GACGGTGAAGAcgaagaaaatgagaaag ATAAAGCAGGTTCTGGTGATGGTACACAAGAAGTATCTAAACCTCTTCCTTCAGAAGAAAGCCTAGCTGAGGCTGATCACACGGCTCATGAAGAGATGGAAGCTAACACCTCTGTGAAAGAAGCTGAGGATGATAACATATCGGTTACAATCCAGGCTGAAGATGCCATCACTCTGGATTTTGATGGTGATGACCTCCTAGAAACAggtaaaaatgtgaaaattacaGATTCTGAAGCAAGTAAGCCAAAGGATGGGCAGGATACCATTTCAcagagcctggagaaggaaagcaaggaCTATGAGATGACTGAGAACCATAAAGATGGTAAGAAGGAAGACTGCGTGAAGGGTGATCCCGTCAAGAAGGAAGCCAGAGAAAGTTCAAAGAAAGCAGAATCTGGAGACAAAGAAAAGGATACTTTGAAGAAAGGTCCCTCGTCTACTGGGGCCTCTGGTCAAGCaaagag CTCTACTAAGGAATCTAAAGAAAGCAAGACAACATCAAAGGATGATAAAG GAAGTGCAAGCAGTGTTAGTGGTAGCAGTGGAAGTTCAACTAGAAACCTGTGGGTTAGCGGACTGTCTTCCAACACAAAAGCTGCTGACTTGAAAAATCTCTTCGGCAAATACGGAAAG GTACTTGGTGCTAAGGTGGTCACAAACGCACGAAGCCCAGGGGCAAAATGTTATGGCATAGTAACAATGTCTTCTAGTACAGAAGTGGCTAGATGTATAGCACACCTTCATCGAACAGAGCTGCACGGACAACAAATTTCTGTTGAGAAA gtgaAAGGCGATCCCTCCAAAAAGGAGTTGAAGAAGGAAAGTGATGAGAAATCTGGTTCGGGTAGAAGCATGGGAGATAAGAAGACAACATCAAGTGATAAAGCCAGCAA AACTCCGTCaaccaaaaaagaagaaaagaaatctgagaaatctgaaaaaaaagaaagtaaagaaggcaagaaaacagaag GTGGTAAAAGCCCAGGTCAAGTTGTAGTTTTAGACCAAACAAAAGGAGACCAAGGCCACACTAGGACAGTTAGAAGGGGAAGGTTTGATAAA CCACAGATATTGAGGAACAAAGAGCGTATTATTCAAGATAAAGTGAAATTCAGGGAATACAGGGGTAGAAAGGATATCTTGCCTTTTGAAAAGATGAAGGAACAGAGATTGCGAGAACACATGGTTCGATTGGAAAGAATACGACGAGCTGTTGAACTCCGAAG gcGAAGAGAAATTGCTGAGAGGGAACGTCGTGAGAGAGAACGCATAAGAATAATGCATGAACGAGAAGAATGCTTGCAGAGAGAAAGGGAACGATTAGAAATTGAAAGGCAAAAACTGGAGAGGGAAAGGATGGAACGGGAGCGTTTGGAAAGAGAACGTGTTCGTATTGAACAG GAACGTCGAAAAGAAGCAGAGCGTATTGCTCGCGAAAGGGAGGAGCTCCGtcgacagcagcagcaacttcGTTATGAACAGGAAAAGAGGAATTCTTTGAAACGTCCACGTGATGTAGATCACAG gagaGATGATCCTTactggaatgaaaataaaaagatggctCTTGATACAGATGCACGTTTTGGTCATGGTTCAGATTATAGTCGCCAGCAGAACAGGTTTAACGATTTTGATCACAGAGAACGGGGACGATATCCAGAAGGTTCTTCTGTTCCATCATCATCTTTTGATAG GCGAGAACGTTTTGTAAATCAAGGTGAAGCAAAAAAGACTCGCCCGACAGCACGAAGAGAAGAGCCAGGCTTTGAGAGATATCCTAAGAACTTCAGTGAGTCCAGGAGAAACGAACCACCGCAGCCAAGAAGTGAACTGCGAGATACAGACAGACGAGAGGTGCGAGGAGACAGAGACGAAAGAAGAACAGTGATAATTCATGACAGACCTGAAATACCACACGGTCGACATCCAAGAGAGACTGGTTCAAATCCACCTAGGCAAACAAATTGGAAGAGTGAGGGAAGCATAAGCACAGACAAACGGGATGGCAG caatttttacaGAGGCGAGAGGCCAGATCGATCGGGAAGAGAAGTGTCTGGACACGTGAGAGGGGCACCTCCTGGTAGCCGGAGCAGTGCTTCTGGGTAtggaagcagggaaggagaacGAGGCGTGATGGGAGAAAGAGGTGGAGGACAA CACTATAACGAGGACAGACACGTTGTTGAACGCCACAGTCGTGAAACTGGACCAAGAAAAGAATGGCATGGACCTAGTTCTCAAGGAAGCGGGTATCATGACACGAGGAGAATGGGAGATGGCCGTGGAGGAGGGGGCATGATGTCTCCACACACAAG TAACTCATCACCAATTAATAGAGTTGTACAGATCACAGGCAATTCCATGCAGAGGGGAAGTGGCTCAGGATTTAAGCCATTTAAAGGTGGACCTCCACGAAGATTCTAA
- the SLTM gene encoding SAFB-like transcription modulator isoform X6 — translation MAAAASSPAAAGAPAAPAAPAAVAPTPTESKKITDLRVIDLKSELKRRNLDITGVKTVLISRLKQAIEEEGGDPDNIEITVSADTPTKKPTKGKGKKQEADELTGDASVEDDSFVKVIKESESETQDASDQDGNDEVKDFKESVEDENLNSKELPSTEKKRYHDLEPAETTEDAEKDSESQENEGQDIEDYTFPTVHDGEDEENEKEESLAEADHTAHEEMEANTSVKEAEDDNISVTIQAEDAITLDFDGDDLLETGKNVKITDSEASKPKDGQDTISQSLEKESKDYEMTENHKDGKKEDCVKGDPVKKEARESSKKAESGDKEKDTLKKGPSSTGASGQAKSSTKESKESKTTSKDDKGSASSVSGSSGSSTRNLWVSGLSSNTKAADLKNLFGKYGKVLGAKVVTNARSPGAKCYGIVTMSSSTEVARCIAHLHRTELHGQQISVEKVKGDPSKKELKKESDEKSGSGRSMGDKKTTSSDKASKTPSTKKEEKKSEKSEKKESKEGKKTEGKDEKSDNGASGPNQESTKKTEEKKRISGKSPGQVVVLDQTKGDQGHTRTVRRGRFDKPQILRNKERIIQDKVKFREYRGRKDILPFEKMKEQRLREHMVRLERIRRAVELRRRREIAERERRERERIRIMHEREECLQRERERLEIERQKLERERMERERLERERVRIEQERRKEAERIAREREELRRQQQQLRYEQEKRNSLKRPRDVDHRRDDPYWNENKKMALDTDARFGHGSDYSRQQNRFNDFDHRERGRYPEGSSVPSSSFDRRERFVNQGEAKKTRPTARREEPGFERYPKNFSESRRNEPPQPRSELRDTDRREVRGDRDERRTVIIHDRPEIPHGRHPRETGSNPPRQTNWKSEGSISTDKRDGSNFYRGERPDRSGREVSGHVRGAPPGSRSSASGYGSREGERGVMGERGGGQHYNEDRHVVERHSRETGPRKEWHGPSSQGSGYHDTRRMGDGRGGGGMMSPHTSNSSPINRVVQITGNSMQRGSGSGFKPFKGGPPRRF, via the exons GTAAAAAGCAGGAAGCTGATGAATTAACTGGTGATGCTTCAGTAGAAGATGATTCCTTTGTCAAGGTAATaaaa GAAAGTGAATCGGAGACTCAAGATGCAAGTGATCAAGATGGAAATGATGAAGTAAAGGATTTTAAAGAATCTGTTGAAGATGAGAACTTGAATTCTAAAGAACTGCCatctacagaaaagaaaagataccACGACCTGGAGCCAGCAGAGACAACAGAGGATGCAGAAAAGGATTCCGAAAGTCAG GAAAATGAAGGCCAAGACATAGAAGATTATACTTTTCCGACTGTCCAT GACGGTGAAGAcgaagaaaatgagaaag AAGAAAGCCTAGCTGAGGCTGATCACACGGCTCATGAAGAGATGGAAGCTAACACCTCTGTGAAAGAAGCTGAGGATGATAACATATCGGTTACAATCCAGGCTGAAGATGCCATCACTCTGGATTTTGATGGTGATGACCTCCTAGAAACAggtaaaaatgtgaaaattacaGATTCTGAAGCAAGTAAGCCAAAGGATGGGCAGGATACCATTTCAcagagcctggagaaggaaagcaaggaCTATGAGATGACTGAGAACCATAAAGATGGTAAGAAGGAAGACTGCGTGAAGGGTGATCCCGTCAAGAAGGAAGCCAGAGAAAGTTCAAAGAAAGCAGAATCTGGAGACAAAGAAAAGGATACTTTGAAGAAAGGTCCCTCGTCTACTGGGGCCTCTGGTCAAGCaaagag CTCTACTAAGGAATCTAAAGAAAGCAAGACAACATCAAAGGATGATAAAG GAAGTGCAAGCAGTGTTAGTGGTAGCAGTGGAAGTTCAACTAGAAACCTGTGGGTTAGCGGACTGTCTTCCAACACAAAAGCTGCTGACTTGAAAAATCTCTTCGGCAAATACGGAAAG GTACTTGGTGCTAAGGTGGTCACAAACGCACGAAGCCCAGGGGCAAAATGTTATGGCATAGTAACAATGTCTTCTAGTACAGAAGTGGCTAGATGTATAGCACACCTTCATCGAACAGAGCTGCACGGACAACAAATTTCTGTTGAGAAA gtgaAAGGCGATCCCTCCAAAAAGGAGTTGAAGAAGGAAAGTGATGAGAAATCTGGTTCGGGTAGAAGCATGGGAGATAAGAAGACAACATCAAGTGATAAAGCCAGCAA AACTCCGTCaaccaaaaaagaagaaaagaaatctgagaaatctgaaaaaaaagaaagtaaagaaggcaagaaaacagaaggtaaaGATGAGAAGAGTGATAATGGAGCGAGTGGCCCCAATCAAGAATCCACtaaaaaaactgaagaaaagaaaagaataa GTGGTAAAAGCCCAGGTCAAGTTGTAGTTTTAGACCAAACAAAAGGAGACCAAGGCCACACTAGGACAGTTAGAAGGGGAAGGTTTGATAAA CCACAGATATTGAGGAACAAAGAGCGTATTATTCAAGATAAAGTGAAATTCAGGGAATACAGGGGTAGAAAGGATATCTTGCCTTTTGAAAAGATGAAGGAACAGAGATTGCGAGAACACATGGTTCGATTGGAAAGAATACGACGAGCTGTTGAACTCCGAAG gcGAAGAGAAATTGCTGAGAGGGAACGTCGTGAGAGAGAACGCATAAGAATAATGCATGAACGAGAAGAATGCTTGCAGAGAGAAAGGGAACGATTAGAAATTGAAAGGCAAAAACTGGAGAGGGAAAGGATGGAACGGGAGCGTTTGGAAAGAGAACGTGTTCGTATTGAACAG GAACGTCGAAAAGAAGCAGAGCGTATTGCTCGCGAAAGGGAGGAGCTCCGtcgacagcagcagcaacttcGTTATGAACAGGAAAAGAGGAATTCTTTGAAACGTCCACGTGATGTAGATCACAG gagaGATGATCCTTactggaatgaaaataaaaagatggctCTTGATACAGATGCACGTTTTGGTCATGGTTCAGATTATAGTCGCCAGCAGAACAGGTTTAACGATTTTGATCACAGAGAACGGGGACGATATCCAGAAGGTTCTTCTGTTCCATCATCATCTTTTGATAG GCGAGAACGTTTTGTAAATCAAGGTGAAGCAAAAAAGACTCGCCCGACAGCACGAAGAGAAGAGCCAGGCTTTGAGAGATATCCTAAGAACTTCAGTGAGTCCAGGAGAAACGAACCACCGCAGCCAAGAAGTGAACTGCGAGATACAGACAGACGAGAGGTGCGAGGAGACAGAGACGAAAGAAGAACAGTGATAATTCATGACAGACCTGAAATACCACACGGTCGACATCCAAGAGAGACTGGTTCAAATCCACCTAGGCAAACAAATTGGAAGAGTGAGGGAAGCATAAGCACAGACAAACGGGATGGCAG caatttttacaGAGGCGAGAGGCCAGATCGATCGGGAAGAGAAGTGTCTGGACACGTGAGAGGGGCACCTCCTGGTAGCCGGAGCAGTGCTTCTGGGTAtggaagcagggaaggagaacGAGGCGTGATGGGAGAAAGAGGTGGAGGACAA CACTATAACGAGGACAGACACGTTGTTGAACGCCACAGTCGTGAAACTGGACCAAGAAAAGAATGGCATGGACCTAGTTCTCAAGGAAGCGGGTATCATGACACGAGGAGAATGGGAGATGGCCGTGGAGGAGGGGGCATGATGTCTCCACACACAAG TAACTCATCACCAATTAATAGAGTTGTACAGATCACAGGCAATTCCATGCAGAGGGGAAGTGGCTCAGGATTTAAGCCATTTAAAGGTGGACCTCCACGAAGATTCTAA
- the SLTM gene encoding SAFB-like transcription modulator isoform X1: MAAAASSPAAAGAPAAPAAPAAVAPTPTESKKITDLRVIDLKSELKRRNLDITGVKTVLISRLKQAIEEEGGDPDNIEITVSADTPTKKPTKGKGKKQEADELTGDASVEDDSFVKVIKESESETQDASDQDGNDEVKDFKESVEDENLNSKELPSTEKKRYHDLEPAETTEDAEKDSESQENEGQDIEDYTFPTVHDGEDEENEKDKAGSGDGTQEVSKPLPSEESLAEADHTAHEEMEANTSVKEAEDDNISVTIQAEDAITLDFDGDDLLETGKNVKITDSEASKPKDGQDTISQSLEKESKDYEMTENHKDGKKEDCVKGDPVKKEARESSKKAESGDKEKDTLKKGPSSTGASGQAKSSTKESKESKTTSKDDKGSASSVSGSSGSSTRNLWVSGLSSNTKAADLKNLFGKYGKVLGAKVVTNARSPGAKCYGIVTMSSSTEVARCIAHLHRTELHGQQISVEKVKGDPSKKELKKESDEKSGSGRSMGDKKTTSSDKASKTPSTKKEEKKSEKSEKKESKEGKKTEGKDEKSDNGASGPNQESTKKTEEKKRISGKSPGQVVVLDQTKGDQGHTRTVRRGRFDKPQILRNKERIIQDKVKFREYRGRKDILPFEKMKEQRLREHMVRLERIRRAVELRRRREIAERERRERERIRIMHEREECLQRERERLEIERQKLERERMERERLERERVRIEQERRKEAERIAREREELRRQQQQLRYEQEKRNSLKRPRDVDHRRDDPYWNENKKMALDTDARFGHGSDYSRQQNRFNDFDHRERGRYPEGSSVPSSSFDRRERFVNQGEAKKTRPTARREEPGFERYPKNFSESRRNEPPQPRSELRDTDRREVRGDRDERRTVIIHDRPEIPHGRHPRETGSNPPRQTNWKSEGSISTDKRDGSNFYRGERPDRSGREVSGHVRGAPPGSRSSASGYGSREGERGVMGERGGGQHYNEDRHVVERHSRETGPRKEWHGPSSQGSGYHDTRRMGDGRGGGGMMSPHTSNSSPINRVVQITGNSMQRGSGSGFKPFKGGPPRRF, translated from the exons GTAAAAAGCAGGAAGCTGATGAATTAACTGGTGATGCTTCAGTAGAAGATGATTCCTTTGTCAAGGTAATaaaa GAAAGTGAATCGGAGACTCAAGATGCAAGTGATCAAGATGGAAATGATGAAGTAAAGGATTTTAAAGAATCTGTTGAAGATGAGAACTTGAATTCTAAAGAACTGCCatctacagaaaagaaaagataccACGACCTGGAGCCAGCAGAGACAACAGAGGATGCAGAAAAGGATTCCGAAAGTCAG GAAAATGAAGGCCAAGACATAGAAGATTATACTTTTCCGACTGTCCAT GACGGTGAAGAcgaagaaaatgagaaag ATAAAGCAGGTTCTGGTGATGGTACACAAGAAGTATCTAAACCTCTTCCTTCAGAAGAAAGCCTAGCTGAGGCTGATCACACGGCTCATGAAGAGATGGAAGCTAACACCTCTGTGAAAGAAGCTGAGGATGATAACATATCGGTTACAATCCAGGCTGAAGATGCCATCACTCTGGATTTTGATGGTGATGACCTCCTAGAAACAggtaaaaatgtgaaaattacaGATTCTGAAGCAAGTAAGCCAAAGGATGGGCAGGATACCATTTCAcagagcctggagaaggaaagcaaggaCTATGAGATGACTGAGAACCATAAAGATGGTAAGAAGGAAGACTGCGTGAAGGGTGATCCCGTCAAGAAGGAAGCCAGAGAAAGTTCAAAGAAAGCAGAATCTGGAGACAAAGAAAAGGATACTTTGAAGAAAGGTCCCTCGTCTACTGGGGCCTCTGGTCAAGCaaagag CTCTACTAAGGAATCTAAAGAAAGCAAGACAACATCAAAGGATGATAAAG GAAGTGCAAGCAGTGTTAGTGGTAGCAGTGGAAGTTCAACTAGAAACCTGTGGGTTAGCGGACTGTCTTCCAACACAAAAGCTGCTGACTTGAAAAATCTCTTCGGCAAATACGGAAAG GTACTTGGTGCTAAGGTGGTCACAAACGCACGAAGCCCAGGGGCAAAATGTTATGGCATAGTAACAATGTCTTCTAGTACAGAAGTGGCTAGATGTATAGCACACCTTCATCGAACAGAGCTGCACGGACAACAAATTTCTGTTGAGAAA gtgaAAGGCGATCCCTCCAAAAAGGAGTTGAAGAAGGAAAGTGATGAGAAATCTGGTTCGGGTAGAAGCATGGGAGATAAGAAGACAACATCAAGTGATAAAGCCAGCAA AACTCCGTCaaccaaaaaagaagaaaagaaatctgagaaatctgaaaaaaaagaaagtaaagaaggcaagaaaacagaaggtaaaGATGAGAAGAGTGATAATGGAGCGAGTGGCCCCAATCAAGAATCCACtaaaaaaactgaagaaaagaaaagaataa GTGGTAAAAGCCCAGGTCAAGTTGTAGTTTTAGACCAAACAAAAGGAGACCAAGGCCACACTAGGACAGTTAGAAGGGGAAGGTTTGATAAA CCACAGATATTGAGGAACAAAGAGCGTATTATTCAAGATAAAGTGAAATTCAGGGAATACAGGGGTAGAAAGGATATCTTGCCTTTTGAAAAGATGAAGGAACAGAGATTGCGAGAACACATGGTTCGATTGGAAAGAATACGACGAGCTGTTGAACTCCGAAG gcGAAGAGAAATTGCTGAGAGGGAACGTCGTGAGAGAGAACGCATAAGAATAATGCATGAACGAGAAGAATGCTTGCAGAGAGAAAGGGAACGATTAGAAATTGAAAGGCAAAAACTGGAGAGGGAAAGGATGGAACGGGAGCGTTTGGAAAGAGAACGTGTTCGTATTGAACAG GAACGTCGAAAAGAAGCAGAGCGTATTGCTCGCGAAAGGGAGGAGCTCCGtcgacagcagcagcaacttcGTTATGAACAGGAAAAGAGGAATTCTTTGAAACGTCCACGTGATGTAGATCACAG gagaGATGATCCTTactggaatgaaaataaaaagatggctCTTGATACAGATGCACGTTTTGGTCATGGTTCAGATTATAGTCGCCAGCAGAACAGGTTTAACGATTTTGATCACAGAGAACGGGGACGATATCCAGAAGGTTCTTCTGTTCCATCATCATCTTTTGATAG GCGAGAACGTTTTGTAAATCAAGGTGAAGCAAAAAAGACTCGCCCGACAGCACGAAGAGAAGAGCCAGGCTTTGAGAGATATCCTAAGAACTTCAGTGAGTCCAGGAGAAACGAACCACCGCAGCCAAGAAGTGAACTGCGAGATACAGACAGACGAGAGGTGCGAGGAGACAGAGACGAAAGAAGAACAGTGATAATTCATGACAGACCTGAAATACCACACGGTCGACATCCAAGAGAGACTGGTTCAAATCCACCTAGGCAAACAAATTGGAAGAGTGAGGGAAGCATAAGCACAGACAAACGGGATGGCAG caatttttacaGAGGCGAGAGGCCAGATCGATCGGGAAGAGAAGTGTCTGGACACGTGAGAGGGGCACCTCCTGGTAGCCGGAGCAGTGCTTCTGGGTAtggaagcagggaaggagaacGAGGCGTGATGGGAGAAAGAGGTGGAGGACAA CACTATAACGAGGACAGACACGTTGTTGAACGCCACAGTCGTGAAACTGGACCAAGAAAAGAATGGCATGGACCTAGTTCTCAAGGAAGCGGGTATCATGACACGAGGAGAATGGGAGATGGCCGTGGAGGAGGGGGCATGATGTCTCCACACACAAG TAACTCATCACCAATTAATAGAGTTGTACAGATCACAGGCAATTCCATGCAGAGGGGAAGTGGCTCAGGATTTAAGCCATTTAAAGGTGGACCTCCACGAAGATTCTAA